The following nucleotide sequence is from Nitrospirota bacterium.
CCTTAGATGATAGTCGTATGGGGTTGTAAAAACTCCTGTAATTGGGAATAATATCTTAGAGTATCCGTTGGAGGCATCGATGTATAAAAGAATCTCAACTGTTTTTTTTACTTTTGCTCTAATAGCGATGTTGGCGCAACCTGTCTCTTCTGAAGAAGGGGAATCTCTCGGTTCTTCTATAGATTATGCTGTCTCTATGATAAAGCCTGCTTTGGTGAGGATTTTTGTGGTTTCAGTGGACTACAGGAATGGTCGTGAAGTAAAGTATGAGACTGTGGGAAGTGGGGTAATCATTACAAAGCAAGGGGATATAATCACAAACCACCATGTTGTGGGAAAGGCAAAGCAGATTATCTGTACGCTTTCGAGCAAGGAGGAAATTCCGGCTGACCTTGTTGGCACTGACCCTCTTACAGACATCTCGGTTATCAAGCTTAGGCAAAACGAAGAGCAGGAGTTTCCTGTGGCTGTGTTTGGGGATTCGTCCCTTTTGAAGGCAGGCGATTGGGTGCTTGCAATGGGAAGCCCCTATGCCCTGTCTCAGTCCGTGACAATGGGTATTGTGAGCAACACAGAGCTTGTAATCCCAAGATTTCTCCAACGGATGGGTAAATTCACGATTGAGGGCGAGGATGTGGGCTCGATGGTTTTGTGGATAGGGCACGACGCCCCGATTTTCGGAGGAAACTCAGGTGGCCCGCTCGTCAACCTAAAGGGCGAGATTGTGGGCATCAATGAAATCAGCCTTGGCGTAAGCGGTGCAATCCCAGGCAACCTTGCAAAGGACTCTGCAGAGCAAATCATTAACAATGGGAAGGTGACACGCAGTTGGTTGGGGTTTGAGGTTCAGCCCCTCCTCAGGCATCAGTCCCAAACAAAAGGCGGTCTCATAAGCACTGTCGTGGAAGGCACACCTGCTGATAGGGCAGGAGTCCTGCCCGGAGATATACTTATCAAGGTGGCTGAAGAGGAAGTTCATGTCAGGTTCCCTGAGGAAATCCCAAGATTAAACTGGATGCTCACCAGGCTTTCACCTAACAAGAAGGTTAATGCCGTGTTTCTGCGGGACGGAAAGGAATTGACCCTAAGCATGACCCCTGAGGAGCGGGAAGATATAATAACAAAAACAATTGAGATTAAGGAGTGGGGAATAACTGCAAGGAATATCTCCATAATGGATGCCAAAAACATGAGGCAGGATAGCCAAGACGGAGTGCTCGTCACAACTGTGATGCCAGGAGGACCAAGCTGGGAGGCAAAGCCCTCCCTTGCACCAAATGATATTATCGTAGGGGTCAACAACATGCCAGTGAAAAACCTCGAATCCTTCATGGAACTTACCTATACATGGCTTAAAGGAGAGGAAAAAAAGTCAGTTTTGGTGGCATTCCAAAGAAAGGCTGAGAGGTTTCTTACCTCGGTAAATCTTGGCATAGAGGGTATCGGAAACCATGGGTTCAATGCCCGTAAGGCATGGCTTCCTGTGGCAGTGCAGGTCCTGACAAGGGACATTGCCAACAGCTTAGGCATCGGAGATACAAAAGGGGTGAGAATCACGCAGGTCTACACAGGAAGAAGTGCTGAAAAGGCAGGACTTAAAATAGGAGACTTGATTGTTGGGCTGGACAGAGAACCCATCCATGCGTCCTCTCCTGAAGACAGTGAGATATTCAATGCCATGATACGCAGATACAGAATCGGTTCCATCGTAGAGCTCACTCTTCTAAGAGGAAAAGAAAAGCTCATCCTTCCTGTTGAGCTTGAAAAATCCCCTCTCACAAAGGACGAGATGAAAAAGTATACAGATAAAAACTTTGAATTTACCGTGAGAGACATCACATTTTTCGACCTTACCCCAGAAGGCATGGAAGAAACCCAGTCAGGCATTATCGTAGAGAATGTATCCGAGGGAGGCTGGGCGTCTCTTGCAAATCTCTCATCTGGTGATTTCATAGTTTCGGTAAATGGACTGGAGGTCGCAGATGTATCGGAGTTTCAAATAGCAATGAAAGATATAGTCTCAAGAAAGCTTGCCTCTGTGGTCTTTCAGGTCAGGCAGGGCATACACACCATGTTTATAGAGCTTGAGCCAATATGGCAAAAGTAATCGAATATTTAAAAACACATTTTTCCGTGTGCGGGATTCAGAGGAGGTAATGATGCTTAATTCAGGCAGTCTTGGAAAGGCAAGTATAGTTCTGGCTGTCTTAATATTTCTTTTTCCGTCTTCGTTTTATGCCAGCGATACTGCTACATCCGCAAGAAAAGTAGTTGAGAAGAGCTCCAGCGCAGTTGCCACTATCAAGGTGTTCATAAAACAGCGTGTGATTTTCGGGGGCAGGGATATGGATAAATACGAAAATGTCTTTGAGATGCCTTCCACTGTAATCGCTCCCTCAGGACTTGCAGTGACATCCCTATCAAGAATGGACCCGACTGGCACATTTAAGGAACTGCTTAAGCAGGTACCAGGTGCTCAAGCAAATACCGGGTTCGATATAGCAAGCGAGATAACAGGCATAAAAATGGTTCTTTACGATGGTCAAGAGGTGCCTGCAGAAATCGTAATGAGGGACAGCGACCTTGACCTCGTCTTTATCAGTCCCACGGAGAAACTGACAGTCCCCTTCATTGACCTCTCGGATGCCACGACACCAAAGATACTGGAGGAAGTCATTGTGCTGGGCAGACTGGAGCATGTGCCAGGACGCATCACATCAGCTGCACTTTACAGAGTGGAGGCTGTAATTGAAAAACCCAGGGTCATCTATGTCTTAAACAGTGAGGCGTTGACAAGCAGATTGGGCTCGCCTGTGTTTTCCGAAAACGGCAAGATAGTCGGAGTTCTCGTGCTTAAGGTCGTAAAGACACAGACACAGGGCTTCAACATTATGAGTGGCATGCCTGGTATGATGGCAGTCATAATGCCTGCCGGTGACATCCTCCAGACAGCAGAGCAGATACATGCCGCCCCAAAATAAGGCAGTTTTGTATAATATATAATGCTTCTTGCCATAGATATAGGTAACTCCTCGATAAATATAGGTTTTTTTGAAGGAAGGAGATTAATTGTCCATAAAATAGATAGTTATCCTCTTAAGTCATCCTCTTTTTATTTCAGTTTATTTAAAAGGTTCCTAAGAGAAAAAAATATAGACAAAACACCATCTGCCTGTATAATATCATCAGTGATTCCCAAGCATACTCATGCATTAAAAGAGGCAGGTAAGCTAACTTCAGGCAAAAAGCCGTTGGTAGTAAGCCCTGAAGTTGTTAGCTGGATAGATTTTACCTCATATAAAAAAGAAGAGCTTGGTGCTGACAGGGTTTGTTCTTCAGCAGGTGCAGTTGAGCTTTATGGGACGCCTTTGGTAGTTGTGGACTTTGGAACT
It contains:
- a CDS encoding PDZ domain-containing protein — protein: MYKRISTVFFTFALIAMLAQPVSSEEGESLGSSIDYAVSMIKPALVRIFVVSVDYRNGREVKYETVGSGVIITKQGDIITNHHVVGKAKQIICTLSSKEEIPADLVGTDPLTDISVIKLRQNEEQEFPVAVFGDSSLLKAGDWVLAMGSPYALSQSVTMGIVSNTELVIPRFLQRMGKFTIEGEDVGSMVLWIGHDAPIFGGNSGGPLVNLKGEIVGINEISLGVSGAIPGNLAKDSAEQIINNGKVTRSWLGFEVQPLLRHQSQTKGGLISTVVEGTPADRAGVLPGDILIKVAEEEVHVRFPEEIPRLNWMLTRLSPNKKVNAVFLRDGKELTLSMTPEEREDIITKTIEIKEWGITARNISIMDAKNMRQDSQDGVLVTTVMPGGPSWEAKPSLAPNDIIVGVNNMPVKNLESFMELTYTWLKGEEKKSVLVAFQRKAERFLTSVNLGIEGIGNHGFNARKAWLPVAVQVLTRDIANSLGIGDTKGVRITQVYTGRSAEKAGLKIGDLIVGLDREPIHASSPEDSEIFNAMIRRYRIGSIVELTLLRGKEKLILPVELEKSPLTKDEMKKYTDKNFEFTVRDITFFDLTPEGMEETQSGIIVENVSEGGWASLANLSSGDFIVSVNGLEVADVSEFQIAMKDIVSRKLASVVFQVRQGIHTMFIELEPIWQK
- a CDS encoding type III pantothenate kinase; this translates as MLLAIDIGNSSINIGFFEGRRLIVHKIDSYPLKSSSFYFSLFKRFLREKNIDKTPSACIISSVIPKHTHALKEAGKLTSGKKPLVVSPEVVSWIDFTSYKKEELGADRVCSSAGAVELYGTPLVVVDFGTATTLNFIAEGNVFKGGAILPGIGLMADALKKGTSKLPRAPLKRPKSVLGRDAIGSMLSGIILGSSGAVERLISDVEKTEAKKYQVILTGGYSGLVSAFLKRIDFIEPNLVLKGMRFIYKKQCEN
- a CDS encoding trypsin-like peptidase domain-containing protein, encoding MMLNSGSLGKASIVLAVLIFLFPSSFYASDTATSARKVVEKSSSAVATIKVFIKQRVIFGGRDMDKYENVFEMPSTVIAPSGLAVTSLSRMDPTGTFKELLKQVPGAQANTGFDIASEITGIKMVLYDGQEVPAEIVMRDSDLDLVFISPTEKLTVPFIDLSDATTPKILEEVIVLGRLEHVPGRITSAALYRVEAVIEKPRVIYVLNSEALTSRLGSPVFSENGKIVGVLVLKVVKTQTQGFNIMSGMPGMMAVIMPAGDILQTAEQIHAAPK